One segment of Chitinispirillales bacterium DNA contains the following:
- a CDS encoding glycosyltransferase family 2 protein, with the protein MEKKISVIVPIYNADKYLKQTLDSVRFQTYKNLEIVCVLDCPTDNSEKIVNDIAKEDNRVKIVKHSRNMGPAEARNNGIQYATGEYIHFMDADDFLNPDFYGIMINSSVENDADVAVSSVFNEKNPTRSIWFQGNEILFNSDKIYNSMVLVQGWSWRYLIKKNFWDNNNFLFPNLMVMEDTAVALPMLYHANKVVTCPDAVYFYKNREDSILNKKGRNAEEKKIWKENLRNARKIRANFIRKYNIKEPSILKEKLSKRLRKRVICKNAQIEYGKITEKISVIIPIYNAEKYLKQTLDSVRFQTYQHLEIVCVLDCPNDNSAEIVKEIALQDNRIKLVEHSKNRGLPAARNSGAENAGGEYIHFMDADDLLSPDFYEVMISAAEKNNADISACSVFYEKKQWRSVWFQNSEILSNKNDKIKKTEVVISSWAWRYLIKKSFWNEHQFSFPDLVPMEDLPVMIPMIYYANKIVLCPSAVYFYKYRESSILNQNSDKERKKRHHDNRQKARKIFREFMRIHKIKEPSRLLHSIKRRFV; encoded by the coding sequence ATGGAGAAGAAAATCAGTGTAATTGTCCCAATTTACAATGCGGATAAATATTTGAAACAGACGTTAGATTCTGTTCGTTTTCAAACGTATAAGAATTTGGAAATTGTGTGTGTGTTGGATTGCCCGACTGATAATTCCGAAAAAATTGTCAATGACATTGCAAAAGAAGACAATCGTGTAAAAATCGTCAAACATTCTCGTAATATGGGTCCTGCCGAAGCTCGAAATAACGGCATTCAATATGCTACGGGCGAGTACATTCATTTTATGGATGCAGACGATTTTTTAAACCCCGATTTTTACGGAATAATGATAAACTCTTCTGTTGAAAATGATGCTGATGTTGCAGTATCTTCCGTTTTCAACGAAAAAAATCCAACGCGAAGCATTTGGTTTCAAGGAAACGAAATTTTGTTCAATTCAGATAAAATATATAATAGCATGGTCTTAGTTCAAGGTTGGTCGTGGCGCTACTTAATCAAAAAAAACTTTTGGGATAACAACAATTTCTTGTTCCCGAATTTGATGGTTATGGAAGACACCGCAGTTGCGTTACCTATGTTGTATCACGCAAATAAAGTTGTTACTTGTCCTGATGCTGTCTATTTTTACAAAAACCGCGAAGATTCCATATTGAATAAAAAAGGACGAAATGCGGAAGAAAAAAAGATTTGGAAAGAAAATCTGCGAAATGCACGTAAAATAAGAGCAAATTTTATCAGAAAATATAATATCAAAGAACCAAGTATATTAAAGGAAAAACTTAGTAAACGTCTAAGGAAAAGAGTAATATGCAAAAATGCTCAAATAGAATATGGCAAAATAACCGAAAAAATCAGTGTAATTATTCCGATTTATAACGCGGAGAAATATCTGAAGCAGACATTAGATTCTGTTCGTTTTCAAACATATCAACATTTAGAAATCGTTTGTGTATTGGATTGTCCAAACGATAATTCTGCTGAAATCGTTAAAGAAATAGCTTTGCAGGATAACCGAATAAAATTAGTGGAACATTCAAAAAACAGAGGGTTGCCTGCTGCGAGAAACTCAGGTGCAGAAAACGCAGGGGGTGAATATATTCACTTTATGGATGCAGACGATTTATTAAGTCCCGATTTTTATGAAGTTATGATAAGTGCGGCAGAAAAAAACAATGCGGATATTTCTGCTTGTTCAGTATTTTACGAAAAAAAACAATGGCGGAGTGTTTGGTTTCAAAACAGTGAGATTTTGTCTAATAAAAACGATAAAATAAAAAAGACGGAAGTTGTGATTTCAAGTTGGGCTTGGCGTTATTTAATCAAAAAAAGTTTTTGGAATGAGCATCAATTTTCTTTTCCCGATCTGGTCCCGATGGAAGATTTACCGGTTATGATTCCTATGATTTATTATGCGAACAAAATTGTTCTTTGCCCAAGCGCCGTATATTTTTATAAATATCGGGAAAGTTCCATTTTAAATCAAAACAGCGATAAAGAACGCAAAAAACGGCATCACGACAATCGGCAAAAAGCTCGTAAGATTTTTAGAGAATTTATGCGTATTCATAAAATAAAAGAACCCAGCCGATTGTTAC
- a CDS encoding Stealth CR1 domain-containing protein → MKIDLVYLWVDGSDKKWLAKKNVELEK, encoded by the coding sequence ATGAAAATTGATTTGGTTTATTTATGGGTGGACGGCAGTGATAAAAAGTGGCTTGCAAAAAAGAATGTTGAGTTAGAGAAATAA
- a CDS encoding glycosyltransferase family 2 protein: MRKICAITMARNDEFFLNRWVAYYGKILGEENLYIYLDGNDQTAPNGSGDANVFVVEKKGYNVVDAEKRRLDFLSDKAKDLLQKYDLVVGCDADEFLIVDPKIGKTLGEYLSQIKINPSVSGLGLDFGQHLKFERKLDKFQPFLRQREYALLSSRYTKTSVVSKPVRWGSGFHRVRKYNFRIDKNLYLLHFGNADYDALKSRFDDQDFIKTGRIKHLKKRIKVIEDVSNKKCFDGDKIFGFARFVQNIFRPIYAWNKPSMLGMRLIAKIPKRFKELGI, translated from the coding sequence ATGAGAAAAATTTGCGCTATTACGATGGCAAGAAACGACGAGTTTTTTCTAAACCGCTGGGTTGCGTATTACGGGAAAATTTTGGGTGAAGAAAACTTGTATATTTATTTGGACGGAAACGACCAAACAGCGCCAAACGGCTCGGGCGATGCTAATGTTTTTGTCGTTGAAAAAAAAGGGTATAATGTCGTTGATGCGGAAAAACGGCGTCTTGATTTTTTGTCGGATAAAGCAAAGGATCTGTTGCAAAAATACGATTTGGTTGTCGGCTGCGACGCGGACGAGTTTTTGATTGTAGATCCGAAAATCGGTAAAACGCTTGGCGAGTATTTGTCGCAAATAAAAATAAATCCAAGCGTTTCAGGGCTTGGATTGGATTTTGGTCAGCATTTGAAATTTGAGCGAAAATTAGATAAATTTCAACCGTTTTTACGACAACGGGAGTACGCTCTGCTTTCTTCAAGGTATACAAAAACTTCGGTTGTTTCAAAACCCGTTCGCTGGGGAAGCGGTTTTCACAGGGTGAGAAAGTATAATTTTCGTATCGATAAAAATTTGTATCTACTTCACTTTGGAAACGCGGATTATGACGCACTTAAAAGTCGTTTCGACGACCAAGATTTCATTAAAACCGGAAGAATAAAACACCTAAAAAAAAGAATAAAAGTTATTGAAGACGTTTCAAATAAAAAATGTTTCGACGGCGATAAAATTTTTGGTTTTGCGCGTTTTGTTCAAAATATTTTCAGACCGATTTACGCTTGGAATAAGCCGAGTATGCTTGGAATGCGTCTGATAGCTAAAATCCCGAAAAGATTTAAGGAGTTGGGGATATGA
- a CDS encoding capsular polysaccharide synthesis protein — protein MSCSRSFAKFQIRITIFFIRLIGWLQSGDMKKNKLKGEFVKADILTNYVAKKYLPVVKSVEQKEITVTPPEIIWQFWDNPNGKTTPEIVISCLKSVDKFKGNFEHRILTKSTMENFSDLPNYVLDKFKKEQIDYTHFSDLLRLNLLKNHGGIWLDATGYMTDFVPKYILDEDFFVFLTGELTHFPYSYMQSCFIRTKKGSFLCDAWHEMSMEYWKKETKKLEYFQIHLMFKALVEKNPVAKDLFDKMPHISEDEIQQLVGSNLLKKFDIKEWERIKETSFIQKTTYKIPIGINYSDTYFSKLSEGEI, from the coding sequence ATGAGCTGTTCACGAAGTTTTGCTAAATTTCAGATAAGAATAACAATTTTTTTTATACGTTTAATCGGTTGGTTGCAAAGTGGCGATATGAAAAAAAATAAACTTAAAGGCGAATTTGTTAAAGCCGATATTTTGACAAATTATGTGGCTAAAAAATATCTTCCGGTGGTTAAAAGCGTTGAGCAAAAGGAAATTACAGTAACTCCCCCCGAAATTATTTGGCAGTTTTGGGATAATCCTAATGGAAAAACAACCCCTGAAATTGTAATATCGTGTTTGAAAAGTGTTGATAAATTCAAAGGGAATTTTGAACATAGGATATTAACTAAATCTACAATGGAAAATTTCTCGGATTTGCCGAATTATGTGTTGGATAAATTCAAAAAGGAGCAAATTGATTATACTCATTTTTCCGATCTATTACGGCTGAATTTATTGAAAAATCACGGTGGTATTTGGCTTGATGCAACGGGATACATGACCGATTTTGTACCGAAATATATTCTTGACGAAGATTTTTTTGTATTTTTGACAGGTGAATTGACGCATTTCCCGTATTCGTATATGCAAAGTTGTTTTATTCGCACTAAAAAAGGTAGTTTTTTATGTGATGCGTGGCATGAAATGAGTATGGAATATTGGAAAAAAGAAACAAAAAAACTTGAATATTTTCAAATTCATTTAATGTTTAAAGCATTGGTTGAGAAAAATCCGGTTGCAAAAGATTTATTTGACAAAATGCCGCATATCTCTGAGGACGAAATACAGCAACTTGTCGGTAGTAATTTATTAAAAAAATTTGATATCAAAGAATGGGAAAGAATAAAAGAAACATCGTTTATTCAGAAAACAACATACAAGATACCAATTGGAATTAATTATTCCGATACCTATTTTTCAAAATTAAGCGAAGGGGAAATATAA
- the ppk1 gene encoding polyphosphate kinase 1, which yields MNKFIKNTFVNREYSWLKFNERVLQEASSQDNPLLEKCKFLSIFSSNLDEFFMVRVGSLFNGVHDNPDAKENKTGLTSSEQLLGIYKYTQKLYKFRMKIAKNIFTELKNEGINIINSRLKSKDVDKHFEKYFQKTMLPLLNPMVLDNKHPLIHLENLNMYVILYLEYGGKNSFGILPVPTKCERLVTHTTSYGTKIMTSEDLIYCFADQIFSKYNVVEKSLVRLTRNADVDIEMYSMDFELEYDFSKLLKGQVRSRSNLPPVRLEFSGDCKAIKSFLCKNFVVEPEQCFTIYYFFDYKFLFSIDKYLPLEKVAQLKYSALKSRQVLLAKSNSLITCVLASDLFLSYPFDSMDTFLDLLDEASVDKRVASIKITIYRVDKQSRIIEALRRAKRNDKEVTVIMELAARFDEENNLYLTEILKEAGCTVVYGVGNYKVHSKIMLIVLREDENIFYITHLGTGNYKETTARQYTDLNIITANKEIGEDAAVFFRKISMGDVEIDCKKLLVAPQNLKKVFLQKIKEQTTLAEAGKPAKIVCKMNSLTDVDFIKEFVKASSAGVKIRLIVRGICCLLPNVAGKTENIEVKSIVGRFLEHSRIYSFGEKKPEIYISSADLMTRNVAKRVEIAAPVIDRRIQSKISKMLEIMLADNEKASYLTEDGEYVRKKEAGESSQQFFIDNVI from the coding sequence ATGAACAAATTTATTAAAAACACCTTTGTGAATCGTGAATATTCTTGGTTGAAATTTAACGAACGGGTGCTTCAAGAGGCGTCTTCACAGGATAATCCGCTTTTAGAAAAATGTAAATTTCTCTCAATATTTTCCAGCAATCTGGACGAGTTTTTTATGGTGCGTGTCGGGAGTTTGTTTAACGGTGTTCATGACAATCCCGATGCGAAAGAAAACAAAACCGGCTTAACTTCGTCTGAACAATTGCTGGGAATTTACAAATACACTCAGAAACTTTATAAATTTAGAATGAAAATTGCGAAAAACATTTTTACCGAACTCAAGAACGAGGGTATAAACATCATAAATTCTCGTTTAAAAAGCAAAGATGTTGACAAGCATTTTGAGAAATATTTTCAAAAAACCATGTTGCCTTTGCTTAACCCGATGGTTCTGGATAACAAACATCCGTTGATACATCTTGAAAATCTGAACATGTATGTCATTCTTTATTTGGAATACGGCGGCAAAAATTCCTTTGGAATATTGCCTGTGCCGACAAAATGCGAAAGATTGGTAACGCATACGACTTCTTACGGCACAAAAATTATGACCAGTGAAGACCTGATTTATTGCTTTGCCGATCAAATATTTTCAAAATACAATGTTGTGGAAAAATCGCTTGTTCGTCTGACTCGCAATGCCGATGTAGATATAGAAATGTATAGTATGGATTTTGAATTGGAATATGATTTTTCCAAACTTTTGAAAGGACAGGTGCGTTCCCGCTCAAATTTGCCGCCTGTTCGTTTGGAATTTAGCGGTGATTGTAAAGCGATAAAAAGTTTTTTGTGTAAAAATTTCGTAGTGGAACCGGAACAGTGTTTTACGATTTACTACTTCTTTGACTACAAATTTCTTTTTTCAATAGATAAATATTTGCCTTTGGAAAAAGTTGCGCAACTAAAATATTCTGCACTTAAAAGTAGGCAGGTTTTACTTGCAAAATCAAATTCGCTCATTACTTGTGTTCTTGCAAGCGATTTGTTTTTGTCTTACCCTTTCGACAGTATGGATACGTTTTTGGATTTATTGGACGAAGCAAGCGTGGACAAGCGGGTTGCAAGCATAAAAATTACGATATACCGTGTCGATAAACAGTCGCGGATTATAGAGGCGCTTCGCCGAGCGAAACGAAACGACAAAGAAGTGACGGTAATAATGGAACTTGCCGCCCGTTTTGACGAAGAAAACAATCTGTATTTGACAGAAATTTTGAAAGAAGCGGGTTGTACGGTTGTTTACGGTGTCGGAAATTACAAAGTTCATTCAAAAATAATGCTTATAGTGCTAAGAGAGGACGAAAATATTTTTTACATTACGCATTTGGGGACGGGAAATTACAAAGAAACAACCGCACGGCAATATACGGATTTGAACATAATTACGGCAAATAAAGAAATTGGCGAGGACGCGGCGGTATTTTTTCGTAAAATATCTATGGGAGACGTGGAAATCGATTGCAAAAAACTTCTTGTCGCACCGCAAAATCTAAAAAAAGTGTTTTTGCAGAAAATAAAAGAGCAAACCACGCTTGCCGAAGCCGGAAAGCCTGCAAAAATCGTATGTAAAATGAATAGTTTGACCGATGTGGATTTTATAAAAGAATTTGTGAAAGCGTCAAGCGCCGGTGTAAAAATTCGCTTGATAGTCCGCGGAATTTGCTGCCTTTTACCCAATGTCGCCGGTAAAACCGAGAATATTGAAGTCAAAAGTATTGTAGGACGTTTTTTGGAACATAGCCGCATATACAGTTTCGGCGAAAAAAAACCGGAAATTTATATTTCAAGCGCCGATTTAATGACCAGAAATGTCGCCAAAAGGGTAGAAATCGCCGCGCCCGTGATTGACCGTCGAATTCAAAGCAAGATAAGTAAAATGCTGGAAATTATGCTTGCCGACAATGAAAAGGCGAGTTATCTTACCGAAGACGGAGAATACGTAAGAAAGAAGGAAGCGGGCGAGTCAAGTCAGCAGTTTTTTATTGACAACGTTATTTAG
- a CDS encoding ATP-dependent 6-phosphofructokinase, with protein sequence MNIGLLTSGGDCAGLNAVMYGFVKAITAFDPKVEIYGIIGGYSGLINRSFRKMKHEEFANILNVGGTILGTSRLSYKELVKSEDNETITAIKENYHKMGLDILIVLGGQGTYKKAKLLADEGIKLICLPKTIDNDIFGTDITFGFHSAVDVATECIDRIRTTAASHGRTMLVEIMGNKVGWLTLYAGIGGGADIILIPEIPYDIDKVVKAAQKANDRNGYCVMAVAEGAMDKDEAALSKKERCQKREERGEITDSNRIAKVIASALNTETRVMVTGHIVRGGNPTPYDRIICTQMGAYAAKLVNEKQFGATVAISNGKITHNNLVDIAGETKFVSKDHELVQASRDVGITFGD encoded by the coding sequence ATGAATATCGGGCTTTTGACAAGCGGCGGGGATTGCGCCGGGCTTAACGCCGTTATGTACGGATTCGTAAAGGCGATAACGGCGTTTGACCCAAAAGTCGAAATTTATGGAATTATAGGCGGATACAGCGGACTTATCAATCGTTCTTTCAGGAAAATGAAACATGAGGAGTTTGCCAACATTTTAAATGTCGGCGGAACGATACTCGGCACTTCGCGTCTTTCATATAAAGAATTGGTTAAATCGGAAGATAATGAAACGATTACCGCTATAAAAGAAAACTATCATAAAATGGGTTTGGATATTTTAATCGTTTTGGGCGGACAGGGAACCTACAAAAAAGCCAAATTATTGGCTGACGAGGGAATTAAGTTGATATGTTTGCCCAAAACCATTGATAACGATATTTTTGGGACTGATATTACTTTCGGATTTCATTCTGCGGTGGATGTCGCAACGGAATGCATTGACAGGATACGAACGACTGCGGCAAGCCACGGACGTACTATGCTTGTAGAGATTATGGGCAATAAAGTCGGCTGGCTTACGCTTTATGCCGGAATAGGCGGCGGCGCGGATATTATACTTATTCCCGAAATTCCTTACGATATCGACAAAGTCGTTAAGGCGGCGCAAAAAGCGAACGACAGAAACGGATACTGCGTTATGGCTGTTGCGGAAGGGGCTATGGATAAAGATGAAGCGGCTCTTTCCAAAAAGGAACGTTGTCAAAAGCGCGAAGAAAGAGGCGAAATAACAGATTCCAACCGTATTGCAAAAGTTATAGCAAGCGCATTGAATACGGAAACGCGCGTTATGGTGACCGGACATATAGTTCGAGGCGGAAATCCGACTCCTTACGACCGTATAATCTGTACGCAAATGGGCGCATACGCCGCAAAATTGGTAAATGAAAAGCAATTCGGCGCAACCGTGGCTATAAGTAACGGGAAAATAACTCACAATAACCTTGTGGATATTGCAGGAGAAACGAAATTCGTATCGAAAGACCACGAACTCGTTCAGGCGTCAAGAGACGTCGGCATAACGTTTGGCGACTAA